The DNA sequence TTCCCAGTCGGTGGCAAAGATGGCCTCCAAATTGGCAAAACCCTGTGGCATGATGGAAGTCCCGAAAGGCGCGGAGGTTTTTTTCCTCTCTCCCTTGCCCGTGGAGACAATGCCCGGCATCGGTCCCCAAATCGGAAATCGCCTGCGTCAGATGGGAATTTTTACACTGGGTCAACTGGCGGCCATGTCCCCGCAAATTCTCAGAGCGTCGTTTGGTATTTACGGACCTTATCTAAGGGCTAAAGCCCGAGGCGAAGATACTTGGAAACTTGAAGTGACTGAAGTGATCAAATCGCTCGGAAAAGAAAAAACTTTGGAGAAAAACACGAAGGATGGGTCTCTCCTTGAAAAAGAATTGTTGGTTTTGACGGCGGAAGTAGGACACGGGCTTCGCGCGCAGAATCTCTACGCCCGTTCTGTCGCCGTGAAGGTTCGTTACGCCGATTTCACCAGTGAATCCGCTTCCAAACAATTTGCCGAAGCCACCTGCTTCGACCGCATTCTATTTGAAGTGGCCAGAAATTTACTCAAACCTTTGATCGAAGGGAAACAGTCCATTCGCCTTATCGGTATCTCTGCACAAAATTTGGTCACCAAAACACCCCAGATGGATTTATTTAATTCCCAAACCAACGAACGTTGGGAACGCTTTTACAAAAGTGTCGATTGTGTTAGGCAATTGACCAGAAAGTAGCGG is a window from the Deltaproteobacteria bacterium genome containing:
- the dinB gene encoding DNA polymerase IV, with the translated sequence MKNFSPFQCEKKLNIRPRAVAGTKPGEHLFLHVDLDAFFASVEQIKNPRLKGKPVVVGGRSSKRGVAVAASYEAKRCGVTTGMPWMQAKQKCPNAVFLPADFSAYADYSRRVQNILEKMVPIVAQASIDEAYLDLIDCHHLYKTPRQAAEKIHGTIKKETGLNVSIGIASSQSVAKMASKLAKPCGMMEVPKGAEVFFLSPLPVETMPGIGPQIGNRLRQMGIFTLGQLAAMSPQILRASFGIYGPYLRAKARGEDTWKLEVTEVIKSLGKEKTLEKNTKDGSLLEKELLVLTAEVGHGLRAQNLYARSVAVKVRYADFTSESASKQFAEATCFDRILFEVARNLLKPLIEGKQSIRLIGISAQNLVTKTPQMDLFNSQTNERWERFYKSVDCVRQLTRK